One region of uncultured Sulfurimonas sp. genomic DNA includes:
- a CDS encoding homoserine dehydrogenase — protein MIKVGIIGVGTVGTSVAQILKDNADVISARAGVDIVVKSGVVKNLSKDRGLDIIITDKVDDVLNDDEIDIVVELMGGVEEAFEVVKRALHSGKAVVTANKALLAYHRYELQDIAKDIAFEYEASVAGGIPIINALRDGLSANHIESIMGIMNGTCNYMMTKMTDEGVAYKAILKEAQDLGYAESDPTFDVGGFDTAHKLLILASIAYGIDAKPEDILIEGIENISQDDISFAREFGYAIKLLGIAKKDANEVELRVHACLISQDEMIAKIEGVMNGISVVGDKVGETLYYGAGAGGDATASAVIANIIDIARSGKSRPMLGFDKPLEGKLTLKATQDINSKYYLRINVSDRAGVLAKITKVFEENNISVETMLQRQASASSANLLISTHIALEKDIQNMINEISKLEFVNLTPVMIRIV, from the coding sequence ATGATAAAAGTAGGAATAATAGGTGTTGGAACTGTTGGAACAAGTGTAGCTCAAATTTTAAAAGACAATGCTGATGTTATTTCTGCTCGTGCTGGTGTTGATATAGTTGTTAAAAGCGGAGTTGTTAAAAACCTTAGCAAAGATAGAGGTCTGGATATAATTATAACAGATAAAGTAGATGATGTTTTAAATGATGATGAGATAGATATTGTTGTTGAACTTATGGGCGGAGTTGAAGAAGCATTTGAAGTTGTTAAACGCGCTCTACATAGTGGTAAAGCTGTTGTTACAGCAAACAAAGCACTCTTAGCATATCATCGTTATGAACTTCAAGATATTGCAAAAGATATAGCTTTTGAGTATGAGGCATCTGTAGCTGGCGGTATTCCAATTATTAATGCACTACGCGATGGTTTGTCTGCAAATCATATAGAATCAATCATGGGAATCATGAATGGTACTTGTAACTATATGATGACAAAGATGACAGATGAGGGTGTTGCATATAAGGCTATTTTAAAAGAAGCACAAGATTTAGGTTATGCAGAATCTGATCCTACTTTTGATGTTGGCGGATTTGATACAGCTCATAAACTTCTTATCCTTGCATCTATAGCTTATGGTATAGATGCTAAGCCTGAAGATATTTTGATAGAGGGTATAGAAAATATTTCTCAAGATGATATCTCTTTTGCAAGAGAGTTTGGTTATGCAATCAAACTCTTAGGAATTGCAAAAAAAGATGCAAATGAAGTAGAGCTTAGAGTTCATGCTTGTTTGATTTCTCAAGATGAAATGATAGCCAAGATAGAGGGTGTTATGAATGGCATCTCTGTAGTTGGAGATAAAGTTGGAGAGACTCTTTATTATGGTGCTGGAGCTGGTGGAGATGCAACTGCAAGCGCTGTAATTGCCAATATTATAGATATTGCAAGAAGTGGTAAATCTAGACCAATGCTTGGATTTGATAAGCCGCTTGAGGGCAAACTAACTTTAAAAGCCACTCAAGATATTAACTCAAAATACTATCTTCGCATAAATGTTTCAGACCGTGCAGGCGTTTTAGCAAAAATCACTAAAGTTTTTGAAGAAAATAATATTTCAGTTGAAACTATGCTTCAACGTCAAGCATCTGCATCTTCAGCAAACTTGCTTATATCTACGCATATAGCCTTAGAAAAAGATATACAAAATATGATAAATGAAATATCTAAACTAGAGTTTGTAAACTTAACTCCTGTGATGATTAGGATAGTATAA